TACCGGCCGGGCTGGGCGAGGGGATAGGGTTTGACCTCCACGGCCATGGTGGAACTCTGGTTGGCCTTGATCCTCAGGCTGGAAATGTACTTCTGCTCGTAGGCGGGTTTAAAATTGATATCCCAGTTTTTCGGTCCCTGGGCGATGAGATTGAAGATGGTATCCTTGTCGATCTTGCTTTCAACCTCCAGGGAAAATTCGAACCGGGCGTCCGTGGGCCCACGAAGCACGGGATAAGAGGTCATGATCTTGACCCCTTTCGACTTTTTCTCGGTTTCCTTTTCCTTGACCGTCACCTGGAATCGGCTGGTGGAGACCAGCTTGCCGTCAAGGGTCTTTCCCTTGATCTCGAACACATATTTCCCGGGTCCCACACTCTTGTCCGGTTCCGCCTCGAAAGTCACGCTCCTGGAACTGTCGCTTTCCACGTGGATACCCGTGACATCGAACTGGTAGGTCTTGATTCGGGCCTTCCATCCCTTGGGGATAACGGGAATGCTTAGTTCGATGCTCTCGTCTCTCTGTCCCCCGTTTTTCACGTTCAGATCCAGGCTCACGTCCTCACCCTTCTGAACGATCACCCCCGTGTATTCCGGGGCCACGGATATCTCCCTCGGAGGAAGCTGTTTCTTGTCATCCTCGCCATAGGCGTAAGCCGGATAGGAGACGAAGATCATCGCCAGGAGAAAAGGGACCAAGACCGCGTAAAGGACCGAATACGAACCATACCCTCTCGCTTTCATAAACACATTCCTCCTTGTATTTATTGATCACGGGTTAGAATTTGCAGATCAATGTAAAACATGGTTGGTTAGGGTAGAGATGAAGTTGATCATGCCGGGTTAGATCGTTGGACAATATAATCCCCCATCCCCAAATGTCAAGCCGGGTCTATCGGTTCTGGTCGACGGGCAGGCGGGAAGATCGGACCGGCTTTCCCTTAGAAGATCCTGGAGGAGGACGCTCGGTTCATGGGTGGGTTCTCCTGTTGCGGAAAAAAGGTTGTACAACGGATTCGTTGAGGGTAATTTGTGGCCATGGATGAAACGATGGATTCCATTACACGCCGCGTGAAAGACCCCGGTGTGGAAGGCCTGGTGGACCTTCAGGGCCAAATCGAGCGGATTACTTACACCAACGAGGAAAACGGGTTCACCATCGCCCGGGTGAAGGTTTACGGCCAGCGGGATCTCGTCACCGTGGTGGGGAACCTGATGGCCCCCGTTCCTGGTGAGATCATCCGCATGCGGGGGGAGTGGACCCGGCATCCAAGGTATGGTGAACAATTCAAGATTCTCCATTACCGGTCCCTGGTGCCTGCCTCCGTTCACGGTATCGAGAAGTACTTGGGTTCCGGTCTCATCAAGGGAATCGGTCCCATTATGGCCAAGCGGATCGTGAAGCGGTTCGGGAAGGACACCCTGGAGATCATTGAAAAGCAGATCGAAAGGCTCTCAGAGGTCGCGGGCGTCGGGAAGAAACGTATCGAGATGATCAGGAAGGCATGGGAAGATCAGCGGGAAATCCGCCAGGTCATGCTCTTTCTGCAGTCCCATGGGGTCAGCTCCGCCTATGCCACCAAGATCTTCAAACAGTACGGGAATCTTTCTATCCAGGTGGTCCGGGAGAATCCCTATCGCCTGGCCACGGACATCTTCGGGATCGGGTTTGTCACCGCGGACCGGATCGCTGAAAAATTGGGTTTTTCGAAGGATTCCGAACTTCGTGCACAGGCGGGGATCCTTTATGTTCTTCACCAGCTCTCGGATGAAGGGCATGTCTATTATCCTTATGAGGCCCTCATCGATCGGTGCCGGGAAATCCTGCAGGTGGACCGAGAGGTGCTCATCAAGGCCATAGGGAAGATCGCCCTTGAGGGAAGAATCGTTATCGAGGATGCAAACGAGGGGGAAGAATATATCGAAAACCTAAAGGCGGTCTACCTGGCCAAGTACCATGTTTCCGAGACCGGGATTGCGTCCCGGCTCAAGGCATTGATCAGCGCGCCGAGATCCATCCGTGAGATCAATGCCGCTGCGGCCGTTGAGTGGGTACAGGAGAAGTTGTCCTTCAGGCTCGCCCCCAAACAAATAGAGGCCATCCAGTGCGCGGCTCGAGGAAAAGTCACGGTCATCACCGGAGGACCCGGGACGGGTAAGACGACAATCATCAATGCCCTCCTGAAGATCTTCTCCAGGCTGGGGGTCAAGATCCTCATGGCCGCTCCGACGGGCCGCGCCGCAAAAAGGATGACCGAGGCCACGGGCCATGAGGCCAAAACGATCCACCGTTTGCTCGAATACAGCATCCAGAAGGGGAAATTCCAAAAGAATGAAGCCCATCCCCTGGACTGCGATCTCCTTGTCCTGGACGAGACCTCCATGGTGGACACCATCCTCATGTACCATCTACTCAAGGCCGTCCCTCCGGGGGCCCTTCTCGTTCTCGTCGGAGACATCAACCAGCTCCCCTCGGTGGGAGCCGGAAACGTGCTAAAGGATATCATTGATTCCGGCAGCGTGCCGGTCGTGGAACTCAAGGAGATCTTCCGCCAGGCCCGCCGAAGCCTGATCATCGTCAACGCCCACAGGATCAACAACGGCCTCCTCCCTATCCTGCGGCCCGCGGGAGGGGCCCCGGGTGATTTCTACTTCATCGAGCAGGAAGACCCCGAGGAGGTGCCCCGGGTGATCATCGACCTGGCCGCAGAACGGATACCGAAACGGTTCGGATTCGATCCCCTGCAAGACATCCAGATCCTCACTCCCATGCACAAGGGAACCGCAGGAGCGGCCAACCTGAACCTGGAACTCCAGAAGGCCTTGAATCCTTCCGAGGAAAGGCTGGCCCGCGGGAACAGGGATTTCCGGGTCAGGGACAAGGTCATGCAGATCAAGAACAATTATGACAAGGAGGTCTTCAACGGCGACATCGGCTGGATACGCCGGATCGACCGGGAAAACCAGGAAATCGTCGTCACCTTTGAGGGCCGGGACATCCCCTACGACTTCTCGGACCTGGATGAAATCATGCTTGCCTATGCCGTCTCCATTCACAAGTCCCAGGGATCCGAGTACCCGGTGGTGATCATTCCGGTGCTGACCCAGCACTATGTTCTTCTTCAACGCAACCTGATCTACACTGCAATCACGCGGGGCAAGAACCTCGTGGTCATGGTGGGTTCACGGAAGGCGTTGGCCATCGCCGTCGGCAACAACAAGACGGAGAAGCGGTTCACCCGCTTGAGGGAACGGCTCCGTTGAAGGGTTCTCTATAGGCCTTTGGCAGATCCCGCTGGTTGGCGGTGAAGAATCGTGGGAAATACTCCTTCGTGGCCCTGGAAGCAAGAAACTTAAAGGCGTTTTCTCCTACGGCCCGCCAGTAAAGATCCGGCATCAGGGTCTCGAAGGATCTCCAGTAGTTTTGTAAAGGACATTGGATTCGGAGCATGTACCAATCGCTGCCCAGCAGCACTTTTCCTTCCACTCCCCTGATCCTCTTTTCCAGCACCTTCCTATAACCGTCAGCCAGGGGGGAGGTAACAACTCCATGGAATGAAAGATCCGTATACACATTCTCATAGTCCCTCATGAATTCGAGAATCGTGTCGCTCCACCTCTCCCTGGGGGTGTCTCCCGCTGCCAGGGCCGCCCATTCGCCGAGTCCACCGAAATGGGCGAAATTGACCTTCAACCGGGGGAATCTGGCGAACACGGGCCGCCAGTGGGCCG
This region of Deltaproteobacteria bacterium genomic DNA includes:
- a CDS encoding ATP-dependent RecD-like DNA helicase; the encoded protein is MDSITRRVKDPGVEGLVDLQGQIERITYTNEENGFTIARVKVYGQRDLVTVVGNLMAPVPGEIIRMRGEWTRHPRYGEQFKILHYRSLVPASVHGIEKYLGSGLIKGIGPIMAKRIVKRFGKDTLEIIEKQIERLSEVAGVGKKRIEMIRKAWEDQREIRQVMLFLQSHGVSSAYATKIFKQYGNLSIQVVRENPYRLATDIFGIGFVTADRIAEKLGFSKDSELRAQAGILYVLHQLSDEGHVYYPYEALIDRCREILQVDREVLIKAIGKIALEGRIVIEDANEGEEYIENLKAVYLAKYHVSETGIASRLKALISAPRSIREINAAAAVEWVQEKLSFRLAPKQIEAIQCAARGKVTVITGGPGTGKTTIINALLKIFSRLGVKILMAAPTGRAAKRMTEATGHEAKTIHRLLEYSIQKGKFQKNEAHPLDCDLLVLDETSMVDTILMYHLLKAVPPGALLVLVGDINQLPSVGAGNVLKDIIDSGSVPVVELKEIFRQARRSLIIVNAHRINNGLLPILRPAGGAPGDFYFIEQEDPEEVPRVIIDLAAERIPKRFGFDPLQDIQILTPMHKGTAGAANLNLELQKALNPSEERLARGNRDFRVRDKVMQIKNNYDKEVFNGDIGWIRRIDRENQEIVVTFEGRDIPYDFSDLDEIMLAYAVSIHKSQGSEYPVVIIPVLTQHYVLLQRNLIYTAITRGKNLVVMVGSRKALAIAVGNNKTEKRFTRLRERLR